The genomic region CACGGGGAGGCGGTTCATCGCACGGTCTCCTGGGTGGGCGCGGCAGTGAAGTCAACGCGGGTGTCGAACAGTTCGCGGGGATCGAAGGTCCGCAGGATCTCGTCACTGCCGGTGTGCCGTTCGACCAGGAACCAGTAGCTGGACGGGTTATGCATCCACCATTCGCGGACCACGCCGAGGGTGTCCTCGCTGTTGAACACGTAGTCGGCCCATTGCGCATCGCTGCAGGTGTGCGGATCGGGCATCGGCTTGAATTCGCCGCCGTAGGTGAATTCGCTGATGTTGCGTGGCCCGTTGAGCGGGCAATTCATCACTTTCATGTGCCGCTCCTCAGTGGCTGGCCGCTGTCGCGCCCATTTCGTTGACTTGCTGGAAGGTGGAGAAACGCTCCAGGCCAAACGGCTTGATCAGCTCCGGCACCTGGCCGCCGCTGGCGACCAGTTCGGCCATGGTCTTGCCGCAGATCGGCGTGGCCTTGAAGCCCCAGGTGCCCCAGCCGGCGTCCAGGTAGTAGTTCTTCACCGGCGACAGGCCCATGATCGGGCTGTAGTCCGGGGTCATGTCGGTGATCCCGGCCCACTGGCGCATCAGCTTGGCGTTGGCCAGAAACGGGAACATCTCGATGGCGTGGGCCAGCAGGCTTTCCTTCAGGTCCAGGGTCGAGCGGGTGTTGAACAGCGGGTACGGGTCGGAACCGCCGCCGAACACCACTTCGCCGCGACTGGTCTGCTGCACGTAGCAGTGCAGGGCCGAGGAACTCACCAGCGGATCGAGGAACGGCTTGAATGGCTGGGTGACCATGGCCTGCAGGGGAAAGGTCTGGATCGGCGAGCGGATGCCGGCCTTTTTCATCAGTTGCGAACTCATGCCGGCCACGGCCTGTACCGCGCAGCCGCAGCGGATGGTGCCGCGATTGGTTTTGACGGCGGTGATCGTGCCGTTGTCGATGACCAGTTCCTGGACTTCGGTGAGCTGGTGGATCTCCACGCCACGCTTGGCCGCCTGCTTGGCATAACCCCAGGCCACCGCGTCGTGGCGGGCGGTGGCGCCGTCGATGTGCCACAGGCCGGCGAGTACCGGCAGATGCCCGGGGTCGAGGTTGAGCATGGGCACCAGTTCGCGGATCTGCTGGCGGTCGATCATTTCGGTACGGCCGCCGAAGTGCTTGTTGACCTCGGCGCGCTGGCGGAACGAACGCACGGTTGCGTCGGTGTGGGCCAGGGTCAGTTGGCCGCGATGGGAATACATGATGTTGAAGTCGAATTCGTTGGACAGGCCTTCGAACATCCGCACCGACTCGGCGTAGAAGCGCACGCCCTCGCTGGTCAGGTAGTTGGAGCGGATCACTGCGGTGTTGCGCGCGGTATTGCCGCCACCCAGATAGCCCTTTTCCAGCACCGCGATATTGCTGATGCCGTGGTACTTCGAGAGGTAATAGGCGGTGGCCAGGCCATGGCCGCCGCCGCCGATGATCACCACGTCATAGGACGGCTTGAGTTCCTTCGGCGCGGGCAGGTCGACCTCTACCGGATATTCCGAACTGAGCCCGTATTTCAATAGATGGAGTGGCATAGAGCCTCCAGGTGACGGCGTTGGGTTTGGGCCTGCTGAGCGGCAGCGGTCACCGTGTTTTTCATCAGAAAGGCGATGGTCATCGGGCCGACGCCACCGGGAACCGGGGTGATGGCCGAGACCTGGGGCAGGGCGCTGTCGAAGTCGACATCACCGACCAGGCGGCTGCGCCCGGCGTCGTCGATGCGGTTGATACCAACGTCGATCACCACCGCACCGGGTTTGAGCCAGCTGGCATCGATCAGGCGCGGGCGGCCGACGGCGGCGACCACGATGTCGGCCTGGCGGCACAGGGCCTGGGCATCGACGCTGCGCGAGTGGAGCACGGTGACCGAACAGTGGGCCTTGAGCAGCAGCGCGGCCATCGGCTTGCCGACGATGTTCGAGCGGCCGACCACCACCGCGTGCTTGCCGCTCAGGTCTCCACAGGCATCTTCCAGCAGTTGCAGGCAGCCACTGGGGGTGCAGGGCGTCAGTACGTTGCGGCCCTGGCTCAGGCCGCCGACGTTTTCGCTGTGGAAACCGTCGACATCCTTGTCCGGAGCGATCGCCTGCAAGGCACAGGTTTCCTCGATATGGGCCGGTAGCGGCAACTGCAGCAGGATGCCGTTGATGCTCTCGTCCTCGTTCAATTCGGTAATCAGATTGAGCAACTGCGCCTGGGTCGTATCGGCGCCCAGACGGTATTCCAGCGAGCGGATCCCGGCCTCTTCGGCACGCAGGATCTTGTTGCGTACATAGACCTGGCTGGCCGGGTCCTGGCCGACAAGAATCACCGCGAGGGCCGGTTCGATACCCGCCTTCTTCAGGTCCTGGACATCGCTCTTGACCTGAGCCAATACCCGCGCGGCGGCGGCCTTGCCATCGATCAGCTTGGAGGTACTCACCGGAAGACCACCGTTCTGTCGTTGTTGAGAAAAACGCGGTGTTCCAGGTGGTACTTGACCGCCTTGGACAAGGCCACGGTTTCGGTGTCGCGCCCGGTGGCGACCAGATCATCCGGCAGGTAGACATGGTCCACCCGCTGCACTTCCTGCTCGATGATCGGTCCCTCGTCCAGGTCGCTGGTGACGTAGTGCGCGGTGGCGCCGATCAGCTTCACGCCGCGTTCGTAGGCCTGGTGATAGGGCTTGGCACCCTTGAAGCCGGGCAGGAACGAGTGGTGGATGTTGATCGCCCGGCCCGAGAGTTGCTTGCACAGGTCGTCCGAGAGGATCTGCATGTAGCGGGCGAGGACCACCAGCTCGGTGCCGGTTTCGTCGACCACCTTCATCAGTGCCGCCTCCTGCTGGGCCTTGGTTTCTTTGGTCACCGGCAGATAGATGAAGCGGATGCCCTCGCGCTCGGCCATGGGCCGCAGGTCCAGGTGGTTGGAGACGATGGCGGTGATGGTCATGTCCATCTCGCCCTTGTGGTAGCGGTACAGCAGGTCGGTGAGGCAATGGTCGAACTTGCTGACCATCAGCAGCACGCGCATCGGTTCGCGGGTGTCGTGCAGTTCCCAGCCCATGTCGAAGGCCTGGGCAACCTCGGCGAAACCGGCCTTGAGCTGGGCGATGTCGCCGCTGTGGCCGTCGTTGAAACGGAACACCGCGCGCATGAAGAACTTGCCGCTGAAATCGTCATCGAACTGCGCCATTTCACCGATGTAGCAGCCATTGCCGGCCAGGTACGAGGCCACCGCCGCGACGATACCGGAGGTCGCCGGACAGCTGATCTTGAGAATGAAAGGGTTCTTTTCGTGTTGCATGGCATGTCCTCTGGAAAGTGACGGCAGCTCGGCGCAAAGCGAAATTCAGCGGTGAACAGCAATTTTTTCGGTGAATAAAAATTCCTGACAGGAATTAAATATTCTTTTTGCGGTTTTATAGGCGAAAGGACAGGCAGCGTCCAGAAGTTTCTGGAAACTTTTTTAACTGGTGGGAAATTCTGCGCGCAGGGGGGAGCGCGCTGGCCTTACTCCCCCGAGGCGCCGTAGTTCATGATCGACAGCAGGCGGATCGGCACCTGCACCAGCTTCTCCGGGCCATGGGGAATCTCGCCGTCGAAGGTCAGGCTGTCGCCGGCTTCCATGGCGTACAACTGGTTGCCGTGGCGGTAGACCAGCTCGCCTTCGAGCAGGTGCAGGAACTCCGTGCCGGGGTGGGAGAAGGTCGGGAACTCCTCGCTGGCGTCGTCCATGCTCACCATGTACGCCTCGAAACTCTTCTTCGGCCCACGGGTGTGGTTGAGCAGGTGGTAGGTGTGGCCTTTCTCGGTGCCGCGACGCACCACCTCCAGGCCCTCGTCATGCTTGACCAGCAGCGCGCTGCCGCCTTGCTGATCGTACTGGCTGAACAGCTTGGACATCGGCATGCCGAGCACGTCGCAGAGGCGGCTGAGGATGTCCAGGCTGGTGGACACCTGGGCATTCTCGATCTTGCTCAACATGCCCTGGCTGATCCCGGCGATGCGCGCCACATCGGCCAGTTTCAACTCCTGGGCCTGGCGCTGGCGCTTGATCTGGATCCCCAGGTACTGCTCGAGCTTCAACTTGGGTGGTTGTTCGTCAGGCATGTTCATCGGCTGTGCACGGTTTCCGTTCGATAATTTTAAATTCGCACCAGGAATGTGCGAAAGGGCGTCCGGCTGGCCGTTCGGCGGCGGATTATTCCCTCGGTGAAAACGAGTTTCCCATATATACAGAGGAAATGCCGCAATCGCGGTGCTGGCGACCCTTGGCAGCAAACTTGGCAAGGCCATTGCATTCCCATTGGGAAAGTAAGTTTCCTGATTGGAATATATTCTGGTCAGCAAGCGAAACGACGCTTCCCAACCACAACGTCTTGCCTTTCGCCAGGAGTGAACGCTCATGTTGCCACCCGAAACACAGCGGCTGATCGAGGAGCACGGGATCAAATACGTGCTGGCTCAGTTCGTCGATATCCACGGTTCGTCCAAGACCAAATCGGTGCCGGTTTCGGGGTTGGAAATGGTTGCTGAAGAGGGGGCGGGTTTTGCCGGGTTTGCCATCTGTGGCATGGGCATGGAACCCCACGGGCCGGACTTCATGGCCAGGGGCGACCTGGCGTCGCTGACCCCGGTGCCCTGGCAGAAAGGCTACGGCCGCGTGGTGTGCATCGGTCATGTCGAAGGCAAGCCCTGGCCCTACGACAGCCGCTACGTGTTGCAACGTCAGGTCGAGCGCCTGAGCGACCGTGGCTGGACCCTCAACACCGGTCTTGAACCCGAGTTCAGTCTGTTCAAGCGTGATACCAGCGGCCACCTGCAACTGGTCGACAGCAGCGATGCCCTGGACAAGCCGTGCTACGACTACAAGGGCCTGTCGCGTTCCCGCGACTTCCTCGAGCGCCTGACTGAAGCCCTGCAGCCGGTGGGTTTCGACATCTACCAGATCGACCATGAGGACGCCAACGGCCAGTTCGAGATCAACTACACCTACAGCGATGCCATGGAGTCGGCAGACCGCTTCACCTTCTTCCGCATGGCCGCCGGCGAGATCGCCAATGACATGGGCATGATCTGTTCGTTCATGCCCAAGCCCGATCCGAAGCGCGCTGGCAACGGCATGCACTTCCACCTGTCGATCAGCAGCGCGACCAGCAAGAACCTGTTTCACGACCCCAGCGATCCGAGCGGCATGGGCCTGTCGAAGCTGGCCTATCACTTTGCTGCGGGGCTGCTGGCCCACGGCCCGGCGCTGTGTGCGTTCGCTGCGCCTACGGTCAACTCCTACAAGCGCCTGGTGGTCGGCAACTCGTTGTCCGGTGCCACCTGGGCGCCGGCCTTTATCGCCTTTGGCGCCAACAACCGCTCGGCCATGGTCCGGGTGCCCTATGGCCGACTGGAGTTCCGCCTGCCGGACGCCGGCTGCAACCCCTACCTGGTCAGCGCGGCGATCATCGCTGCGGGCCTGGATGGCATCGACCGCCAGCTGGAAATCGACCACGTCTGCAACGAGAACCTCTACAAGCTGAGCCTGGAAGAGATCGCCGCCCGTGGCATCAAGACCCTGCCGCAGTCGCTGAAAGAGGCCTGCGATGCATTGGAAGCCGACCCGCTGTTCGCCGAAGTGCTGGGCCGCGAGATCGTCGGCGAATTCATCAAGCTCAAGCGCATGGAGTGGGTGGAATACAGCCGCCATGTGAGCGATTGGGAAGTGCAGCGCTACACCGAGTTTTTCTGACCCCTTCGTTTTGACCAACCGTTTGCGGCGCCCTGCCAGTGGGTAGGGCGTCTTCTGCCCAGGAGATTGTGATATGTGTGGAATTGTAGGGCTCTACCTGAAAAATCCGGCGCTGGAATCCCGGCTCGGCCAGCTCTTCGAACCAATGCTCGAAGCCATGACCGACCGCGGGCCGGACAGTGCCGGGTTCGCCATCTATGGCGATGAAGTGGGCGAGGGCTGGATCAAGCTGACCTTGCAGGCCACCCGCGAAGGCTATGATTTCAAGGCCCTGGTCGGTGCCCTGGAAGCGCGGCTGGGTGCGCCGCTGGACTGGTTTCAGAACGCCAGCGCGATAGTCCTGAAGATCCAGGCTGAAGAAGCCGTGGTGCGTGCGGCACTGGCTGAACTGGCGCCGGACGTGCGCATCATGAGCGCCGGCCAGAGCATCGAGATCCTCAAGGGCATGGGCTTGCCCCGGGAGATTTCCGAACGCTTCGGCCTGGCATCGATGAAGGGCAGCCACATCATCGGCCACACCCGCATGGCCACCGAAAGTGCGGTGACCATGGAAGGCAGCCACCCATTCTCCACCGGTGCCGACCTGTGCCTGGTGCACAACGGCTCGCTGTCCAACCACTCGCGCCTGCGCCAGAACCTGCGCCGCGAAGGCATCCACTTCGAGACCGAGAACGACACCGAGGTGGCCGCCGGTTACCTGGCCTGGCGCCTGCAACAGGGCGATTCGCTCAAGGCGGCGCTGGACAAATCCCTGGACGACCTCGACGGCTTCTTCACTTTCGCCATCGGCACCCGCAACGGTTTCGCGGTGATCCGCGACCC from Pseudomonas asplenii harbors:
- a CDS encoding sarcosine oxidase subunit delta translates to MKVMNCPLNGPRNISEFTYGGEFKPMPDPHTCSDAQWADYVFNSEDTLGVVREWWMHNPSSYWFLVERHTGSDEILRTFDPRELFDTRVDFTAAPTQETVR
- a CDS encoding FAD-dependent oxidoreductase; translation: MPLHLLKYGLSSEYPVEVDLPAPKELKPSYDVVIIGGGGHGLATAYYLSKYHGISNIAVLEKGYLGGGNTARNTAVIRSNYLTSEGVRFYAESVRMFEGLSNEFDFNIMYSHRGQLTLAHTDATVRSFRQRAEVNKHFGGRTEMIDRQQIRELVPMLNLDPGHLPVLAGLWHIDGATARHDAVAWGYAKQAAKRGVEIHQLTEVQELVIDNGTITAVKTNRGTIRCGCAVQAVAGMSSQLMKKAGIRSPIQTFPLQAMVTQPFKPFLDPLVSSSALHCYVQQTSRGEVVFGGGSDPYPLFNTRSTLDLKESLLAHAIEMFPFLANAKLMRQWAGITDMTPDYSPIMGLSPVKNYYLDAGWGTWGFKATPICGKTMAELVASGGQVPELIKPFGLERFSTFQQVNEMGATAASH
- the folD gene encoding bifunctional methylenetetrahydrofolate dehydrogenase/methenyltetrahydrofolate cyclohydrolase FolD, which gives rise to MSTSKLIDGKAAAARVLAQVKSDVQDLKKAGIEPALAVILVGQDPASQVYVRNKILRAEEAGIRSLEYRLGADTTQAQLLNLITELNEDESINGILLQLPLPAHIEETCALQAIAPDKDVDGFHSENVGGLSQGRNVLTPCTPSGCLQLLEDACGDLSGKHAVVVGRSNIVGKPMAALLLKAHCSVTVLHSRSVDAQALCRQADIVVAAVGRPRLIDASWLKPGAVVIDVGINRIDDAGRSRLVGDVDFDSALPQVSAITPVPGGVGPMTIAFLMKNTVTAAAQQAQTQRRHLEALCHSIY
- the purU gene encoding formyltetrahydrofolate deformylase — protein: MQHEKNPFILKISCPATSGIVAAVASYLAGNGCYIGEMAQFDDDFSGKFFMRAVFRFNDGHSGDIAQLKAGFAEVAQAFDMGWELHDTREPMRVLLMVSKFDHCLTDLLYRYHKGEMDMTITAIVSNHLDLRPMAEREGIRFIYLPVTKETKAQQEAALMKVVDETGTELVVLARYMQILSDDLCKQLSGRAINIHHSFLPGFKGAKPYHQAYERGVKLIGATAHYVTSDLDEGPIIEQEVQRVDHVYLPDDLVATGRDTETVALSKAVKYHLEHRVFLNNDRTVVFR
- a CDS encoding helix-turn-helix domain-containing protein; protein product: MNMPDEQPPKLKLEQYLGIQIKRQRQAQELKLADVARIAGISQGMLSKIENAQVSTSLDILSRLCDVLGMPMSKLFSQYDQQGGSALLVKHDEGLEVVRRGTEKGHTYHLLNHTRGPKKSFEAYMVSMDDASEEFPTFSHPGTEFLHLLEGELVYRHGNQLYAMEAGDSLTFDGEIPHGPEKLVQVPIRLLSIMNYGASGE
- the glnT gene encoding type III glutamate--ammonia ligase, with the translated sequence MLPPETQRLIEEHGIKYVLAQFVDIHGSSKTKSVPVSGLEMVAEEGAGFAGFAICGMGMEPHGPDFMARGDLASLTPVPWQKGYGRVVCIGHVEGKPWPYDSRYVLQRQVERLSDRGWTLNTGLEPEFSLFKRDTSGHLQLVDSSDALDKPCYDYKGLSRSRDFLERLTEALQPVGFDIYQIDHEDANGQFEINYTYSDAMESADRFTFFRMAAGEIANDMGMICSFMPKPDPKRAGNGMHFHLSISSATSKNLFHDPSDPSGMGLSKLAYHFAAGLLAHGPALCAFAAPTVNSYKRLVVGNSLSGATWAPAFIAFGANNRSAMVRVPYGRLEFRLPDAGCNPYLVSAAIIAAGLDGIDRQLEIDHVCNENLYKLSLEEIAARGIKTLPQSLKEACDALEADPLFAEVLGREIVGEFIKLKRMEWVEYSRHVSDWEVQRYTEFF
- a CDS encoding class II glutamine amidotransferase; translated protein: MCGIVGLYLKNPALESRLGQLFEPMLEAMTDRGPDSAGFAIYGDEVGEGWIKLTLQATREGYDFKALVGALEARLGAPLDWFQNASAIVLKIQAEEAVVRAALAELAPDVRIMSAGQSIEILKGMGLPREISERFGLASMKGSHIIGHTRMATESAVTMEGSHPFSTGADLCLVHNGSLSNHSRLRQNLRREGIHFETENDTEVAAGYLAWRLQQGDSLKAALDKSLDDLDGFFTFAIGTRNGFAVIRDPIACKPAILAETDDYVAMASEYQALSSLPGIDKAKVWEPVPATLYIWERESAQGARP